In one window of Niallia sp. Man26 DNA:
- a CDS encoding methyl-accepting chemotaxis protein: MKKLNITWNLRAKLYTAFAIILLIPTIAVGLLSYNSAKNELENSLLKSAEENVKLLSSNIDNTLSPKVHDAEFFSDLLTADMFTEGDNNSQGIQKLTQYIGLHPEAQSIYIGTTHGRMISYPKTDLPSDYDPRERPWYQAGMDSNDVVVTSPYKDTSTGDMVVTVTKKLKDGSGVLAIDINIKRLAETASNVNIGQDGYAILLDTQQLFIVNPKGKAGAKAEQSYYKELYKAESGVIDYTVEDNKRVMYYTTNKLTGWKIAGTMSSSEIEEAASPILNTTFHVIAIAVVIGAAIVMVIVRSIIIRVRALQKTAQKISSGDLTEDIKTNSNDEIGKLASSFIDMQTSLRSLLGTVEQNAVQVAASAEQLNASAMQTSEATEQVAEAIQEVASSAEKQTSGMQENILALNRISAGTTSIAESTTAVSDLTRETTEKAETGGRSVKLTVDQMNLIHASVLDSNAVIHSLYDRSKEIGTILNVITAISEQTNLLALNAAIEAARAGESGKGFAVVAEEVRKLAEQSQSSASQISDLIKAIQQDTESTVQKMTTVVDNVQSGLSVSEDAIEKFGDILSSMKEISPKMDEVSNTIKEMIVVVKEVEETANDVSDIAKSNAASSEEVAASTEEQLAAMEEISSSSHTLSIMADELHDIIKKYKY, translated from the coding sequence ATGAAGAAATTAAACATCACATGGAATTTAAGGGCAAAGCTTTACACAGCATTTGCTATTATTCTTCTAATTCCAACAATAGCAGTGGGCCTCCTTTCCTATAACAGTGCAAAAAATGAACTAGAAAACAGTTTATTAAAAAGTGCTGAAGAAAATGTTAAACTGCTTAGTTCAAACATAGACAATACGCTTTCGCCAAAGGTGCATGATGCAGAATTTTTTAGTGATTTACTGACTGCAGACATGTTTACTGAAGGAGACAATAATTCTCAAGGAATCCAAAAGCTCACCCAGTATATCGGATTACATCCAGAAGCACAATCCATTTATATCGGTACAACACATGGACGAATGATTTCATATCCTAAAACTGACCTTCCAAGCGATTATGACCCAAGGGAGAGACCTTGGTATCAAGCGGGCATGGATAGTAATGATGTAGTTGTTACAAGTCCTTATAAAGATACAAGTACAGGAGATATGGTTGTTACTGTTACCAAGAAGCTAAAAGATGGAAGTGGCGTTTTGGCAATTGATATCAATATAAAAAGACTGGCAGAGACAGCGAGTAATGTTAATATCGGTCAAGATGGCTATGCCATCCTTCTTGATACACAGCAGCTATTTATCGTGAATCCAAAAGGAAAAGCTGGTGCGAAGGCTGAACAAAGTTATTATAAGGAGCTTTATAAAGCAGAGAGCGGTGTCATCGACTATACTGTTGAAGACAATAAAAGAGTTATGTATTACACGACGAATAAACTTACAGGCTGGAAAATAGCCGGAACTATGTCTTCATCAGAAATTGAAGAAGCTGCTTCACCAATTTTAAACACTACCTTCCATGTAATTGCTATAGCAGTTGTTATTGGTGCAGCAATTGTCATGGTAATAGTAAGATCGATTATTATCAGAGTAAGAGCACTCCAAAAGACAGCACAGAAAATCAGCAGTGGTGATCTAACAGAAGATATTAAAACAAATTCTAATGATGAAATTGGCAAGCTCGCTTCATCCTTCATTGACATGCAGACAAGCTTAAGAAGTTTGTTAGGAACTGTTGAGCAAAACGCTGTTCAAGTGGCTGCTTCTGCCGAACAACTTAATGCAAGTGCCATGCAGACAAGTGAAGCAACAGAACAAGTGGCAGAAGCTATTCAAGAGGTTGCATCAAGCGCTGAAAAACAAACGTCAGGAATGCAAGAAAATATTTTAGCATTAAACAGAATTTCGGCAGGGACTACTTCCATTGCTGAAAGCACTACTGCTGTTTCCGATTTGACGAGGGAAACAACCGAAAAAGCGGAAACAGGAGGCCGTTCAGTTAAGCTGACTGTTGACCAAATGAATCTTATACATGCATCTGTACTTGATTCAAATGCAGTCATTCACTCCTTGTATGACCGTTCTAAAGAAATTGGGACTATTTTAAATGTCATTACAGCTATTTCGGAACAGACCAATCTTCTAGCATTAAATGCAGCAATTGAAGCTGCAAGGGCAGGAGAATCAGGGAAGGGTTTTGCTGTTGTTGCTGAAGAAGTCCGAAAACTCGCTGAACAATCACAAAGCTCAGCAAGTCAAATTTCAGATTTAATTAAGGCCATCCAGCAGGACACAGAAAGCACTGTTCAAAAAATGACTACTGTAGTTGACAACGTTCAAAGTGGACTATCTGTATCAGAGGATGCTATTGAAAAGTTTGGTGATATTCTTTCAAGCATGAAGGAAATATCACCAAAAATGGATGAGGTATCCAACACAATTAAAGAAATGATTGTAGTAGTTAAGGAAGTAGAAGAAACTGCAAATGATGTTTCTGATATTGCGAAAAGTAATGCAGCTTCCTCAGAAGAGGTCGCTGCATCGACAGAAGAACAACTTGCAGCAATGGAGGAGATATCCTCTTCGTCCCATACACTCTCTATTATGGCAGATGAGCTACACGACATTATTAAAAAATATAAATATTAA
- a CDS encoding ATP-binding protein gives MKQLGTLYFFCGKMGAGKSTKSKQLAIDKHAVLLSEDDWLSSLYPNQITSFEDYLKFSAQLKPFVKKHVQNILSVGTDVVMDFPANTQNLRKWFLNIASEVNASHQLIFLNLNNELCLRQIAQRRIEQPEREAFDTEAMFIHVTKFFEAPVASEGLNILELSGQK, from the coding sequence ATGAAACAATTGGGGACACTATATTTTTTCTGTGGAAAAATGGGAGCTGGAAAATCAACTAAATCAAAACAATTGGCGATAGATAAACATGCTGTACTGTTGTCCGAGGATGATTGGCTTTCATCTCTTTATCCCAATCAGATTACATCATTTGAGGACTACCTAAAATTCTCAGCACAGCTCAAGCCATTCGTGAAAAAGCATGTTCAAAACATATTAAGTGTCGGTACAGATGTAGTGATGGATTTTCCGGCTAACACTCAAAACCTGCGAAAGTGGTTTTTAAATATAGCTTCAGAGGTTAATGCAAGCCATCAACTAATTTTCCTTAATCTAAATAACGAACTATGCTTACGTCAAATTGCACAAAGGCGTATCGAACAACCCGAAAGAGAAGCTTTTGACACGGAGGCGATGTTTATTCATGTTACTAAATTTTTTGAAGCACCAGTGGCATCTGAGGGTTTAAATATCTTAGAGTTGAGCGGACAAAAATAA
- a CDS encoding carboxymuconolactone decarboxylase family protein, whose amino-acid sequence MSNERYHRGWKKLMEIDGEGGKRVIDSLKDTAPDLGKYVVEFAFGDIYSRKGLDLKQRQLVTIASLTTQGGCEPQLNVHINAALNVGLTPNEVIEAITQCVPYTGFPRVLNATFVAKQIFEERNLKVTN is encoded by the coding sequence ATGTCAAATGAACGTTATCACAGAGGCTGGAAAAAACTTATGGAAATAGACGGAGAAGGAGGCAAGCGAGTAATTGATTCTTTAAAGGATACTGCCCCTGATCTTGGCAAATATGTAGTTGAATTTGCTTTTGGAGATATTTATTCTCGAAAGGGATTAGATTTAAAACAACGTCAACTTGTAACAATTGCTTCTCTTACTACTCAAGGAGGGTGTGAGCCACAACTTAACGTTCATATTAATGCTGCACTTAACGTGGGACTCACCCCTAATGAAGTGATTGAGGCGATTACTCAATGTGTTCCGTACACTGGTTTTCCAAGAGTTCTTAATGCAACTTTTGTTGCAAAACAAATTTTTGAAGAACGTAATTTGAAGGTAACCAATTAA
- a CDS encoding MerR family transcriptional regulator, whose protein sequence is MDKKFFTTQQISNFTGLSVHTLRYYEKIGLLDKVKRDVNGYRQYTESDISWINFLIRLRVTGMPVSEMKQFSVLRSQGELTVGLRRGLLENHQKNVQEKIKDLQINLQKIEEKINYYKKLEVGD, encoded by the coding sequence ATGGATAAAAAATTTTTTACAACTCAACAAATATCAAATTTTACGGGACTATCCGTACATACGTTACGTTATTACGAAAAAATTGGACTTCTTGACAAAGTAAAGCGAGATGTAAATGGCTATCGCCAATATACGGAGTCAGATATATCATGGATAAACTTTTTAATTCGTTTACGAGTAACGGGTATGCCAGTGTCTGAGATGAAACAGTTCTCTGTTCTGCGGAGTCAAGGTGAGCTAACAGTAGGCTTGCGTCGCGGATTATTAGAGAATCATCAAAAAAATGTACAAGAAAAAATAAAAGACTTACAAATTAATCTTCAAAAGATTGAAGAAAAAATCAACTATTATAAGAAATTGGAGGTAGGGGATTAA
- a CDS encoding VOC family protein codes for MIKGIFETHINVSDYKKSAEFYEKLLNIIPLHEDAKRKSKFYWVGQPGQSMLGIRENYPSSLVQRQHFAFKVDLEDISSAKDYLSTLGIETTNFLGESSEDLLVFPFMPAVSIYFDDPDGHTIEFIAMLDDKPRPELNIMKWKEWEILYGRE; via the coding sequence ATGATAAAAGGAATATTTGAAACACATATTAATGTAAGTGACTATAAGAAATCAGCTGAATTTTATGAAAAGCTATTAAATATTATTCCTTTACACGAGGATGCTAAGAGAAAATCCAAGTTTTATTGGGTTGGTCAACCAGGTCAATCGATGTTAGGTATCCGAGAAAATTACCCAAGCTCTTTAGTCCAAAGACAACATTTTGCTTTTAAGGTTGATCTAGAAGACATTTCTTCTGCTAAGGATTATTTATCTACATTAGGAATCGAAACAACCAACTTTTTGGGGGAGAGTTCTGAAGATTTATTAGTATTTCCTTTTATGCCTGCTGTATCTATTTATTTTGATGACCCTGATGGCCATACAATAGAATTTATTGCTATGTTAGATGACAAACCAAGACCTGAATTAAATATTATGAAGTGGAAAGAGTGGGAAATTTTATATGGTAGAGAATAA
- a CDS encoding GNAT family N-acetyltransferase, producing the protein MGIRKAKVEDWEQISLLLNQLDYPDTGTFIKEKMETLLANPNEVLLVFEEDQSVIALISIHFIPQLAVKGDFARISYLAVDKNIRSKGIGRKIEEYCTDLAIKRNCDRIEVHCHSRRIDAHRFYMRQGFTESPKYFIKMLSPSE; encoded by the coding sequence ATGGGGATAAGAAAAGCAAAGGTTGAGGATTGGGAGCAAATTTCTTTGTTATTAAATCAGTTAGACTATCCTGATACGGGAACTTTTATAAAGGAAAAAATGGAAACACTTCTTGCAAATCCGAATGAGGTATTACTAGTATTTGAGGAAGATCAGAGTGTTATAGCTTTAATTTCGATTCATTTTATACCTCAGTTAGCTGTAAAAGGAGATTTCGCAAGGATAAGTTATCTTGCAGTTGATAAGAACATTAGAAGTAAGGGAATAGGACGTAAGATTGAAGAATATTGCACTGATTTAGCCATAAAGAGAAATTGCGATCGAATCGAAGTGCATTGCCACTCAAGGAGAATAGATGCACATAGGTTTTATATGCGTCAAGGGTTTACGGAATCTCCAAAATATTTTATTAAAATGTTATCTCCATCTGAATAA
- a CDS encoding DUF4304 domain-containing protein, translated as MIMQEVFKQLIKDEIAPLFKENGFKKKGNNFAKTFSDFAWTVNIQSSKWNTKEEVEFTINTGIFTDKLFGIGYREKPPKFPTEINSVLRHRISKLKNEQDYWYKINLSSDLEKVKQEVSSDIESLVFPYFEKFQTIEDVMQEMKREESQDSYSDLELTILYQVYGYYKEAQERIIKAYNESSYKSYIREVADQLNLSIE; from the coding sequence ATGATTATGCAGGAAGTATTTAAACAACTTATAAAAGATGAAATTGCTCCTTTATTTAAGGAAAATGGTTTTAAAAAGAAAGGAAATAATTTTGCAAAGACATTCTCTGACTTTGCATGGACTGTAAATATCCAATCATCTAAGTGGAATACAAAGGAAGAAGTGGAGTTTACTATTAATACTGGTATTTTTACTGATAAATTATTTGGAATAGGTTATAGAGAGAAACCACCCAAATTTCCAACAGAAATTAATTCGGTTCTTAGACACCGAATTTCTAAACTGAAAAATGAACAGGATTACTGGTATAAAATTAACTTATCAAGTGACTTAGAGAAAGTTAAACAGGAAGTAAGCAGTGATATAGAAAGTTTGGTTTTTCCATACTTTGAAAAATTCCAAACGATTGAAGACGTCATGCAAGAGATGAAAAGAGAAGAATCACAAGACTCTTATAGCGATCTAGAACTAACTATTTTGTATCAAGTATATGGATATTATAAGGAAGCACAAGAAAGAATTATTAAAGCATACAACGAATCTAGTTATAAATCATATATTAGAGAAGTGGCTGATCAACTAAATTTATCGATAGAGTGA
- a CDS encoding M1 family metallopeptidase, translating into MLCFQLLKVNKVEVSNNTEVIEKSFTPKTVPPGNHASYDLNIVMSEKEEFEVKAKVNVQNKSEDNWSDLVFYFIPNIFTKQTLDSLGQSSAHPGTVTIRTIEINGETVEFSLEQDTLKIDLNYELSPNSEVHVSFTYNLTLPDKGLRYTKNNGNYYLAQFYPMLATYRNKEWNKEDYRFKGETYHTNFSDFNVTYKLLNGYTLVSTSPNDPKEVKQIGTLQANNVKDFFVVILKEHFIIEKEVGNTNIRVFGFGDDKQLSQEVSEIASEAFMYFEKTIGPYPHNQLDIVLDGKSMEYPGVVTAYSIDDHAKLPPTLLKSTVVHEIAHQWFYGIISNDPYHEAWLDEGFAEFATGLYFYSKSNEGVPYSVLKEMVKGLDPLPVNLSLDQFEQNNQSSYIYGKSNVMLWKLFEKRGGIKEAEKFVKKYYDNYKFKEIDSEEFIRFTKYYFNLEDNSVFKDWLEVN; encoded by the coding sequence ATGCTTTGCTTTCAACTTTTAAAAGTAAATAAAGTAGAGGTTAGCAACAATACTGAAGTAATTGAAAAGTCATTTACTCCAAAAACAGTACCTCCAGGTAATCATGCTTCATACGATTTAAACATTGTAATGAGTGAAAAGGAAGAATTTGAAGTAAAAGCAAAAGTAAATGTACAGAATAAATCAGAAGATAATTGGAGCGATTTAGTCTTTTATTTTATTCCTAATATCTTTACCAAACAGACCTTAGATAGTTTAGGTCAATCTTCTGCTCATCCTGGAACAGTTACAATTCGTACAATTGAAATTAATGGAGAAACAGTAGAGTTTTCATTAGAACAGGATACATTGAAAATAGATTTAAATTATGAGTTATCTCCAAATAGTGAAGTACATGTAAGCTTTACATACAATCTAACTCTTCCAGACAAAGGGTTGAGATATACAAAGAATAATGGGAACTATTACTTGGCTCAATTTTACCCAATGCTTGCTACTTATAGAAATAAGGAATGGAATAAAGAGGATTATCGGTTTAAGGGGGAGACATATCATACTAATTTTAGTGACTTTAATGTAACCTACAAGTTGCTAAATGGTTATACGCTAGTTTCTACAAGTCCAAACGATCCCAAAGAAGTTAAACAAATTGGAACATTACAAGCAAATAACGTTAAAGACTTTTTTGTAGTAATCTTGAAAGAACATTTTATAATCGAAAAAGAAGTGGGAAACACCAATATTAGAGTATTTGGCTTTGGTGATGATAAACAGCTCTCTCAGGAGGTATCGGAAATAGCTTCAGAAGCATTTATGTATTTCGAAAAAACAATTGGTCCTTATCCTCATAATCAATTAGATATTGTGTTGGATGGTAAAAGTATGGAATACCCAGGGGTTGTAACAGCATACTCAATTGATGACCATGCTAAATTACCTCCTACTTTATTAAAATCGACAGTTGTACATGAAATAGCTCATCAGTGGTTTTATGGAATAATTAGTAATGATCCATATCATGAAGCTTGGCTCGATGAAGGCTTTGCTGAGTTTGCTACAGGCCTATATTTTTATTCGAAATCAAATGAAGGTGTACCTTATAGCGTTTTAAAAGAAATGGTAAAAGGACTTGACCCGTTGCCAGTAAACTTATCTTTGGATCAGTTTGAACAGAATAATCAAAGTTCATATATTTATGGGAAATCCAATGTTATGTTATGGAAACTTTTTGAAAAAAGAGGTGGAATCAAAGAGGCTGAAAAATTTGTAAAGAAATACTATGATAATTATAAGTTTAAAGAGATAGATTCAGAAGAATTTATTCGGTTTACTAAATATTACTTTAACCTAGAGGATAATTCAGTTTTTAAAGATTGGTTAGAAGTAAATTAA
- a CDS encoding tyrosine-type recombinase/integrase: MILSEAWQLYNADKQIQGYSSQTLKAYKVQSTLFIKYLGDIPIQDVKTESIKLYLGEVASDLKASSLCHRIRFIKSLFKWAQEEKYITFNPGTAIKEPKLESKIPKFLTEEEIELLREACLSPFEKALFEFMYSTGCRIGEIVSLDQSSINFSEQSVIVYGKGKKEREVYFNTRCSIWLKRYINNRTDNEKALFVTIRAPHRMGIAQMRYVIKQISRRAKINKCIHPHQLRHSYATTLINNGAPLEVIQNLMGHEKSETTRIYAYLSGQLRRELYKKYF, from the coding sequence ATGATTTTATCTGAAGCTTGGCAATTATATAATGCAGATAAACAAATTCAAGGATACTCTTCCCAAACATTAAAAGCTTATAAGGTTCAATCTACCTTGTTTATAAAATACTTAGGAGATATTCCAATACAGGATGTTAAAACGGAATCTATCAAATTGTATCTTGGGGAAGTAGCGAGTGATCTAAAAGCATCTAGCCTATGTCATCGCATTCGTTTTATTAAGTCGTTGTTCAAATGGGCGCAAGAAGAGAAATATATAACTTTTAATCCAGGAACGGCAATAAAAGAGCCTAAATTAGAGAGTAAAATCCCTAAATTTTTGACGGAAGAAGAAATAGAGCTATTAAGAGAGGCATGTCTCAGTCCTTTTGAAAAAGCATTATTTGAATTTATGTATTCTACTGGTTGTAGAATAGGAGAAATAGTAAGCTTAGATCAAAGTTCTATCAACTTCTCGGAACAGTCTGTAATAGTATATGGTAAAGGGAAAAAGGAAAGAGAAGTCTACTTTAATACTCGATGTAGTATTTGGCTAAAAAGGTATATAAACAATCGAACAGACAACGAAAAAGCTTTATTTGTTACCATCCGAGCTCCCCACCGAATGGGTATTGCACAGATGAGATATGTCATTAAACAAATATCAAGAAGAGCTAAAATTAATAAGTGTATACATCCACATCAGTTAAGACACAGTTATGCAACTACACTTATCAATAATGGAGCACCATTAGAAGTTATTCAGAATTTAATGGGACATGAAAAGAGTGAAACAACTAGGATATATGCTTATTTAAGTGGACAATTGAGACGTGAACTTTATAAAAAATATTTTTAA
- a CDS encoding DUF3888 domain-containing protein, producing MRIIFLSFFIICSFNSLAFANSMAENIPQFKKSSLSESAFLRFLGPTILKIMEEKGDLQLFTEEKIESILYHPQEDSYDVTLHVVGFEGPLNPPYNNIRMTIRIPGERSRVYDVISYQNHLPE from the coding sequence ATGAGGATAATCTTCTTATCTTTCTTCATCATTTGCTCTTTTAACTCTTTAGCATTTGCAAACTCTATGGCAGAAAATATCCCTCAATTTAAGAAGTCCTCCTTAAGTGAGTCTGCCTTTTTAAGGTTTCTTGGCCCTACTATATTGAAAATAATGGAGGAAAAGGGTGATTTACAGCTTTTTACGGAAGAAAAAATAGAATCAATTCTTTATCACCCCCAGGAAGACTCATATGATGTAACATTACATGTTGTTGGATTCGAAGGGCCACTTAATCCACCTTATAATAACATTCGAATGACTATCCGCATTCCTGGAGAAAGAAGTCGAGTCTATGATGTAATCTCCTACCAGAACCATTTGCCTGAATAG
- a CDS encoding IS110 family transposase produces the protein MNYNQNHKIAQITPKTLVIGIDIAKHHHVARAQDYRGIELGTTCFFDNTQEGFKTFIDWVNQIKESCEMESVITGMEPTGHYWLNLAHILKEEQIKFVTVNPLHVKHSKELDDNSPTKNDVKDAKVIAQLVKDGRYAEPTIPQGVFAELRVAKKLRDLLNVDLQIVQGQVHNWIDRYFPEFFTVFKSWEGKAALHLLKLEALPEELVRYTEEELLEYLRQAVKRSIGIKKIQALKEVANRSIGIRQGAMMAKMELRTLIQKYELIQAKFEELDQTLDTLLQDIPGVDQMLEITGIGRDTVAGFFAEVGDLSEYNHPRQITKLAGLSLKENTSGKHKGRTRITKRGRKKLRALLFRASMILVAKNKAFKALHHYYTTRPDNPLKKMQSLIALCNKLIRILFSIGKKQFVFQEEKMLKDIPHMHAFIQEPVAA, from the coding sequence ATGAATTATAACCAAAATCATAAAATAGCTCAAATCACACCTAAAACTTTAGTAATAGGTATTGATATTGCCAAACATCATCATGTAGCTAGAGCGCAGGATTATCGTGGAATAGAACTAGGTACTACTTGCTTTTTTGATAATACCCAAGAAGGATTTAAGACATTTATTGATTGGGTTAATCAAATAAAAGAGTCATGCGAAATGGAGTCTGTCATTACTGGAATGGAGCCTACAGGCCATTATTGGCTTAATTTAGCTCATATTCTAAAGGAGGAACAGATTAAGTTCGTCACGGTCAATCCTTTACACGTCAAGCACAGTAAGGAGCTAGACGATAACTCTCCAACTAAAAACGATGTAAAAGACGCAAAAGTCATTGCACAACTAGTCAAAGATGGTAGATACGCCGAACCAACGATACCACAAGGAGTTTTCGCGGAACTGCGTGTGGCTAAAAAATTACGCGATTTATTAAATGTAGACTTACAAATTGTGCAGGGACAGGTACACAACTGGATTGATCGATACTTTCCAGAGTTTTTTACCGTTTTTAAAAGTTGGGAAGGGAAGGCAGCTCTTCATTTATTAAAGCTTGAAGCATTACCGGAAGAATTGGTTAGATATACAGAAGAAGAATTACTTGAATACCTTAGGCAAGCAGTGAAACGTAGTATAGGGATTAAGAAGATTCAAGCCTTAAAAGAAGTAGCCAATCGCTCGATTGGCATCCGACAGGGTGCCATGATGGCTAAAATGGAATTAAGAACCTTAATCCAAAAGTATGAACTCATTCAAGCCAAGTTCGAAGAGCTTGATCAAACTCTGGATACTCTGCTTCAAGATATTCCAGGCGTTGATCAAATGTTAGAGATAACAGGAATTGGGCGCGATACAGTGGCGGGTTTCTTCGCTGAGGTAGGCGATTTGAGTGAATACAATCATCCCCGTCAGATAACCAAACTGGCAGGACTCAGCTTAAAAGAAAATACATCAGGTAAGCATAAAGGGAGGACCAGAATAACTAAACGTGGTCGAAAGAAATTACGAGCATTGTTATTCCGGGCATCTATGATTCTAGTAGCCAAGAACAAAGCCTTTAAAGCCTTACATCATTACTACACAACGAGACCTGACAATCCGTTGAAAAAGATGCAGTCTTTAATTGCTTTGTGTAATAAGCTCATCCGTATACTCTTCTCTATTGGTAAGAAACAGTTTGTGTTTCAAGAGGAGAAGATGTTGAAGGACATCCCTCATATGCATGCATTTATCCAAGAACCAGTAGCAGCTTAA
- a CDS encoding SDR family oxidoreductase, whose protein sequence is MKPLNGKVAIVTGASRSTGIGAAICLSLAKAGADIFFTHWSKFDEKEGNGLEVGFPTILSEKIKSFGVRSEHIPLDLSLDESPTKLLEVVEETLGTACILVNNATYESPSNFRNLNTKMLDKHYKVNNSGTLMLSVEFAKRYEKVFVNKKDGRIINLVSGGPDPNNLAYIATKGMIIAITEPLSVALAPNGITVNSINPGPTDSGWINEDIKDYLLPQFPTGRIGKPEDAAKVITFLASGDSYWLTGQTIRCEGGFLGK, encoded by the coding sequence ATGAAGCCTTTAAATGGAAAGGTAGCTATAGTAACTGGAGCAAGTCGATCAACTGGTATTGGGGCAGCTATTTGTCTCTCTCTTGCCAAAGCAGGTGCGGATATATTCTTTACGCATTGGTCTAAATTTGATGAGAAAGAGGGCAATGGATTAGAAGTCGGTTTCCCAACCATTCTAAGTGAAAAGATAAAAAGTTTTGGGGTAAGATCAGAACATATACCATTAGATTTGAGCTTAGATGAATCTCCAACAAAACTGTTAGAAGTAGTTGAAGAAACTCTTGGAACGGCTTGTATTTTAGTTAATAATGCAACCTATGAATCTCCATCAAATTTTCGTAACTTGAATACAAAAATGTTGGATAAACATTATAAAGTAAATAATAGCGGTACACTGATGTTATCAGTTGAGTTTGCTAAAAGATATGAAAAAGTATTTGTGAATAAAAAAGATGGTCGAATAATAAATCTTGTTTCTGGTGGGCCAGATCCCAATAATTTAGCGTACATTGCTACAAAAGGAATGATTATTGCGATAACAGAGCCATTATCCGTAGCACTTGCACCTAATGGAATTACAGTTAATTCCATTAATCCCGGACCAACTGATTCTGGATGGATTAATGAAGATATAAAGGATTATTTACTACCTCAGTTTCCTACTGGCCGTATAGGGAAGCCTGAAGACGCAGCAAAAGTAATAACATTTCTAGCCAGTGGTGATTCTTATTGGCTAACAGGCCAAACAATTAGGTGTGAAGGTGGATTTTTAGGTAAATAG
- a CDS encoding GNAT family N-acetyltransferase: MKSLEMAQLINLDDIVKIDELVIGNKSRCESIRKAIKEERCIVANDKNLIVGYLIFDTNFFGCSFISLIIVSPTERRKGYATSLIEYFINISPTKKIFSSTNKSNQTMQEVFKASGFLQSGLIENLDEGDPEIIYHKSK, encoded by the coding sequence ATGAAATCCTTAGAAATGGCTCAATTAATTAATTTAGATGATATAGTGAAAATTGATGAACTAGTAATCGGTAACAAAAGCAGATGTGAGTCCATTAGGAAAGCTATTAAAGAAGAGAGATGTATAGTTGCTAATGATAAGAATCTTATAGTTGGTTATTTAATATTTGATACCAATTTCTTTGGTTGTAGCTTCATTTCACTCATAATTGTTAGTCCAACTGAAAGGCGTAAAGGATACGCTACATCGCTTATTGAATATTTTATAAACATTTCGCCAACAAAGAAAATTTTCTCTTCAACCAATAAATCAAATCAAACGATGCAAGAAGTTTTTAAAGCAAGTGGATTCTTACAAAGTGGGTTAATTGAAAATTTAGATGAAGGGGATCCTGAGATAATATATCATAAATCCAAATAA
- a CDS encoding NUDIX domain-containing protein — translation MFYINVEGAVYRGDKYLIIQRSLKEDHAGGLLSMVGGTVEKEGNSINLLERTLRRELYEEVGVKVKDKIIYVRNTSFEIENVGEVVDIVFLCEFEEGEPYIKSPDEVDQVYWMTTEEIFNHSNATNWLIDSIKEAEKLRKTSRNLF, via the coding sequence TTGTTTTATATAAATGTAGAAGGAGCAGTATATAGAGGGGATAAGTATTTAATTATTCAACGAAGTCTAAAGGAAGACCATGCGGGAGGACTTCTCTCCATGGTAGGTGGAACAGTTGAAAAGGAGGGTAACTCAATTAACTTACTAGAAAGAACATTAAGAAGGGAGTTATATGAAGAGGTAGGTGTTAAAGTAAAAGATAAAATAATTTATGTAAGAAATACTTCCTTTGAAATAGAAAATGTTGGTGAAGTTGTTGATATTGTTTTCCTTTGTGAGTTTGAAGAAGGTGAGCCGTATATAAAAAGTCCAGATGAAGTAGATCAGGTTTATTGGATGACAACAGAGGAGATATTTAACCATTCAAATGCTACTAACTGGTTAATTGATAGTATTAAGGAAGCAGAAAAGCTTCGTAAAACATCTAGGAATTTATTTTAA